AGTGGTAAATCCCGCGAGCTGTGTCCTTTCACTCTTCCGTCCGTGCGTCAAGCCTGGCTCAATGGCTGGCGTGAAGGCCGCGGTGACAACTGGGACGGTCTGACCGGCACTGCCGGTATTCATCGACTTAACGAACTTCGCGCTGTCGGCTAACGCCAGGGACCTACCGACTCCACCAAGCACGCTCCATCCGAGCGGCGGGCGAGAGCCCAGGGGCTCCCTCAGGGAGCCCTTTTTATTGCCCGCGATTCAGCGACGCGCTGCCGCGATGGCGTCCACCGCCTCGCGAATCAACGCCGGCCCCTTGTAGATGAAGCCCGAATAGACCTGCACCAGGCTCGCGCCTGCGGCGATCTTCTCTGCCGCATGGCGGCCCTCGGTGATGCCACCGGCCGCGATGATCGGCAACCGCCCACCCAGTTCTCCTGCCAGCACGCCAACCGTATGGGTGCTCTTGTCGCGCACCGGGGCACCGGAGAGCCCGCCGGCTTCGTTGGCGAACGCCAGGTTCTCGACGCCTTCGCGACTCAATGTGGTGTTGGTGGCGATCACCGCATCCATGCCGCTATCCAGCAGCGCCGCGGCGACCTGCACGGTCTCCTCGTCGCTCATGTCCGGGGCGATCTTGATCGCCAGCGGCACACGCCGGCCGTGGCTCAGGGCCAGTTCATTCTGGCGCTTGTGCAGGGCATCGAGCAGGTGCTTGAGCGAATCGCCGAACTGCAGGCTGCGCAGCCCCGGCGTGTTCGGCGAGCTGACGTTGACGGTGACGTAGCTGGCGTGGGCGTAGACCTTGTCCAGGCAGATCAGGTAATCGTCCACCGCCCGCTCGACCGGGGTATCGACGTTCTTGCCGATGTTGATGCCCAGCACGCCGCGGTACTTGGCTGCCTGCACGCGCGCCAGCAGGTGGTCGACGCCATGGTTGTTGAAGCCCATGCGGTTGATGATCGCCTCGGCCTCGGGCAGGCGGAACAGGCGCGGCTTGGGGTTGCCGGGCTGCGGCCGGGGGGTGACGGTGCCGATTTCCACGAAACCGAAACCCAGCTGCGCGAAACCA
Above is a genomic segment from Pseudomonas argentinensis containing:
- the rmf gene encoding ribosome modulation factor → MRRLKRDPLEKAFLRGYQYGISGKSRELCPFTLPSVRQAWLNGWREGRGDNWDGLTGTAGIHRLNELRAVG
- a CDS encoding quinone-dependent dihydroorotate dehydrogenase, which produces MYNLARELLFKLSPETSHELSIDLIGAAGRLGLAGRLTKQPSSLPVTVMGLQFANPVGLAAGLDKNGDAIDGFAQLGFGFVEIGTVTPRPQPGNPKPRLFRLPEAEAIINRMGFNNHGVDHLLARVQAAKYRGVLGINIGKNVDTPVERAVDDYLICLDKVYAHASYVTVNVSSPNTPGLRSLQFGDSLKHLLDALHKRQNELALSHGRRVPLAIKIAPDMSDEETVQVAAALLDSGMDAVIATNTTLSREGVENLAFANEAGGLSGAPVRDKSTHTVGVLAGELGGRLPIIAAGGITEGRHAAEKIAAGASLVQVYSGFIYKGPALIREAVDAIAAARR